Proteins from one Chitinophaga oryzae genomic window:
- a CDS encoding RNA polymerase sigma factor, with amino-acid sequence MDAALSLKQLFQQEFSRMVAVISRRFGLQHIEMAEDIVSETFLVAAETWGLKGIPENPAAWLYAVARQKTLYHFRRNKIYEEKVMPALKAGQAEQDALDFSDQHIRDSQLQMIFAVCDPAIASESQIGLALRVLCGFGIDEIAEAFLTSKETINKRLFRAKEKLRAAGIKLEMPPENMLAARLDNVLHVIYLLFNEGYYSGTQSRVLQKELCLEALRLGLMLAGYEKTNVPATNALIALMCFHASRFEARQNNGTSFVLYEEQDNSRWDQVLIHQGVRYLERSAQGGQLTSYHLEAGIAYRHCQQQDTPEKWQDILRLYDQLLQVNFSPSVALNRAYAVYKVHGAQTAITEAEKIPLTNNHFYFVLLGELYKDIQPEKAAACLRQALSLARSSVEKQQVMRKIALL; translated from the coding sequence ATGGACGCAGCACTCTCTTTAAAACAATTATTCCAGCAGGAATTCTCCCGTATGGTGGCCGTTATCAGCCGCCGTTTCGGGTTGCAGCATATCGAAATGGCGGAAGACATCGTGAGCGAGACCTTCCTGGTGGCTGCGGAAACATGGGGACTGAAAGGCATACCTGAAAACCCCGCCGCATGGCTCTATGCTGTAGCAAGGCAGAAAACCCTGTATCACTTCCGGCGGAATAAAATCTACGAAGAAAAAGTAATGCCGGCCCTGAAAGCAGGTCAGGCGGAGCAGGATGCACTAGACTTCTCCGACCAGCATATCCGTGACAGCCAGCTGCAGATGATTTTTGCGGTATGCGACCCGGCTATCGCCAGCGAAAGCCAGATTGGGCTGGCCCTGCGCGTGCTTTGCGGATTTGGTATCGATGAAATCGCAGAGGCCTTTCTGACCAGCAAGGAGACTATCAACAAAAGGCTGTTCAGGGCAAAAGAAAAGCTGCGCGCTGCGGGGATAAAGCTGGAGATGCCGCCGGAAAACATGCTGGCAGCGCGGCTCGACAATGTCCTGCATGTTATCTACCTGCTGTTCAATGAAGGATATTATTCCGGTACGCAAAGCCGCGTCCTGCAAAAGGAGCTGTGCCTGGAAGCCCTTCGGCTCGGACTGATGCTGGCCGGTTACGAGAAGACCAACGTACCTGCTACCAATGCGCTGATCGCACTGATGTGTTTCCATGCCTCCCGGTTTGAAGCGAGACAAAACAATGGAACTTCTTTTGTGCTCTACGAGGAACAGGACAACTCCCGGTGGGACCAGGTACTGATTCATCAGGGTGTCCGTTACCTCGAACGCTCCGCCCAGGGCGGGCAGCTGACGTCCTATCACCTGGAAGCAGGTATCGCCTACCGGCATTGCCAGCAACAGGACACCCCTGAAAAATGGCAGGACATCCTGCGGCTGTATGATCAGTTGTTACAGGTGAACTTCTCTCCCTCTGTGGCACTTAACCGCGCCTACGCCGTGTATAAAGTTCACGGCGCACAAACTGCGATCACGGAAGCGGAAAAAATCCCGCTGACCAACAACCACTTCTATTTTGTACTGTTAGGCGAACTATACAAAGACATTCAGCCTGAAAAGGCTGCCGCTTGCCTCCGCCAGGCATTGTCGCTGGCGCGCTCTTCCGTTGAAAAGCAACAGGTGATGCGTAAGATAGCATTGTTATAA
- a CDS encoding acyltransferase family protein: METGTMTTGAAQRLQASAGKQHFAILDGLRGVAAIVVVFFHFMEVVFTDYNKNFAGHGFLAVDFFFCLSGFVIAYAYDDRMPQLRLQDFFRARLIRLHPLVALGAVLGLLTYLFDPLAGPPAGCGFGKTALLFITTLLLIPFPVISERYFNLFCLNAPAWSLFWEYIANIFYALVLWRLRRNLLLVLAAVAAVILGVVAYRTGNLMGGWSKDNFWHGGARLFYSFTAGMLVYRFRLIIPNRLGFPGVALLLLLALFMPFYGQNWLVEMAIVVFYFPALVALGAGARLVPWLEKPCRFSGQVSYPLYMTHYGFIWIFAHYLEIYKPNMSRLAVVVPAGVTALVLLGWVALVAYDQPVRNYLNRVWKKR, from the coding sequence ATGGAAACAGGAACAATGACAACGGGAGCGGCGCAGCGGCTGCAGGCGTCCGCCGGCAAACAACATTTTGCGATACTGGACGGACTGCGGGGCGTAGCCGCCATCGTCGTAGTGTTTTTCCACTTTATGGAAGTGGTATTTACCGATTACAATAAAAACTTTGCAGGGCATGGCTTCCTGGCAGTGGATTTTTTCTTCTGCCTGTCGGGCTTTGTGATAGCCTATGCTTACGACGACCGCATGCCGCAGCTGCGGCTGCAGGATTTTTTCCGGGCGAGGCTGATACGGCTGCATCCGCTGGTGGCGCTGGGCGCCGTGCTGGGACTGCTCACCTATCTTTTTGATCCGCTGGCAGGGCCACCTGCCGGTTGTGGCTTCGGTAAGACCGCTTTGCTGTTTATCACCACCCTCCTGCTCATTCCGTTTCCTGTTATATCGGAACGCTACTTTAATCTCTTCTGCCTGAATGCGCCCGCCTGGTCCCTGTTCTGGGAGTATATCGCCAATATTTTTTATGCGCTGGTATTATGGCGCCTGCGCCGCAACCTGTTGCTGGTACTGGCAGCGGTAGCGGCGGTGATATTGGGCGTGGTGGCTTACCGTACCGGTAACCTCATGGGCGGCTGGAGCAAGGATAACTTCTGGCATGGCGGCGCCCGGCTATTTTATTCTTTCACCGCCGGCATGCTGGTTTACCGCTTCCGGCTGATCATCCCCAACCGCCTGGGTTTCCCCGGTGTGGCGCTGTTACTGCTGCTGGCGCTGTTCATGCCTTTCTATGGACAGAACTGGCTGGTGGAAATGGCCATCGTCGTGTTTTACTTCCCGGCGCTGGTGGCGCTGGGCGCCGGCGCCCGCCTCGTACCCTGGCTGGAAAAGCCCTGCCGGTTTTCCGGCCAGGTGTCGTATCCATTATATATGACCCACTACGGGTTTATCTGGATCTTCGCACATTACCTGGAAATATACAAACCGAATATGTCCCGCCTGGCGGTAGTGGTCCCGGCGGGAGTTACCGCCCTGGTACTGCTGGGATGGGTGGCGCTGGTGGCGTACGACCAGCCGGTGAGGAATTATCTGAACCGCGTTTGGAAAAAACGTTGA
- a CDS encoding dihydrofolate reductase family protein: protein MRKIITVNFITLDGVIQAPGGPQEDTSGGFQWGGWVAPFSDEIMNQKIIAVMDQPFDLLLGRRTYDIFAAHWPHYNDGIGKKFNQAEKFMVSHNAIPLPWQHATLITGDVVEALQALKNTDGPNLLVYGSSQLMQTLLAHRLADIVHMWLFPVTIGSGKRQFADGTLPGSWKLTDATPTSTGVIMTTYEPAGALQTRAIESKPPSAAELERRQKVLAEDAGL from the coding sequence ATGCGAAAAATCATCACCGTTAACTTTATTACTTTAGATGGCGTTATACAGGCGCCAGGCGGGCCGCAGGAAGACACTTCCGGTGGCTTTCAATGGGGTGGCTGGGTAGCCCCTTTCAGCGATGAAATAATGAACCAAAAGATAATCGCCGTTATGGACCAACCGTTCGACCTGCTCCTGGGCAGGCGCACCTATGATATATTCGCCGCACACTGGCCTCATTATAATGATGGCATCGGCAAAAAATTCAACCAGGCGGAAAAGTTCATGGTCTCTCATAACGCTATCCCCCTGCCATGGCAACACGCTACCCTGATCACCGGCGATGTGGTGGAAGCGCTGCAGGCACTGAAAAATACAGACGGCCCCAACCTCCTGGTTTATGGCAGCAGTCAGCTAATGCAGACATTACTGGCTCACAGGCTGGCAGACATCGTTCACATGTGGCTCTTCCCTGTTACCATCGGATCGGGAAAGCGTCAGTTTGCGGACGGTACGCTTCCCGGCAGCTGGAAACTGACAGACGCTACGCCCACTTCCACAGGGGTGATCATGACGACCTACGAACCGGCGGGAGCCTTGCAAACACGTGCGATTGAATCAAAACCGCCGTCAGCAGCGGAGCTGGAGAGAAGGCAAAAAGTCCTGGCGGAAGATGCCGGATTATAA
- a CDS encoding aldo/keto reductase, protein MELTHYRTLGKSGLKVSPLTLGAMTFGMDWHYGATPEVSKEILAAYLQQGGNMIDTANIYTKGHSEKIIGDYLKESHINRDRLVIATKFFGSMRPGDPNSGGTGRKTILQSVEASLRRLQTDYIDLYWMHAFDPHTPVEETLYTLEQLVRSGKVRYIGVSDTPAWKIAQAQTIAHFRGWPAFIGLQIEYSLLERTVEAELIPMAQEMQLGVMPWSPLKQGVLSGKYTREQRGQTLSKRTADSALSEKAYLLTDALNGIAADYRVPAAAIALAWVIAREGVTSTIIGARTPEQLQQNLQALTVVLSPQTIAELDALSAPEPVFPYTLLANARHIAQGGATINGQPSVLPAILPQTQNDHY, encoded by the coding sequence ATGGAATTAACGCATTATCGCACCCTGGGAAAGTCTGGGCTGAAAGTATCTCCGCTTACCCTGGGCGCCATGACTTTCGGAATGGACTGGCACTATGGCGCTACGCCGGAAGTATCGAAAGAAATCCTGGCTGCTTACCTGCAACAGGGCGGCAACATGATTGATACGGCCAATATCTACACCAAAGGGCATTCGGAAAAAATCATCGGGGATTATCTGAAGGAAAGCCATATTAACAGGGACCGGTTGGTGATCGCCACTAAATTTTTCGGCAGTATGCGGCCGGGAGACCCCAATAGCGGCGGCACCGGAAGGAAAACCATCCTGCAGTCTGTGGAGGCGTCGCTGCGCCGCCTGCAAACCGACTACATAGACCTCTACTGGATGCATGCCTTTGACCCGCATACGCCCGTAGAAGAAACGCTGTATACGCTGGAACAGCTGGTGCGGTCAGGCAAGGTACGGTATATTGGTGTGTCTGATACGCCGGCGTGGAAAATAGCGCAGGCGCAGACCATCGCCCATTTCCGGGGCTGGCCGGCTTTTATCGGTCTGCAGATAGAATACTCCCTGCTGGAAAGAACGGTCGAAGCGGAGCTGATACCGATGGCGCAGGAAATGCAACTGGGGGTAATGCCCTGGTCTCCCCTGAAGCAGGGCGTTCTCTCCGGAAAATACACGCGGGAACAGCGGGGGCAAACCCTTAGCAAACGGACCGCCGATAGTGCGCTCAGTGAAAAGGCCTACCTGCTGACAGACGCGCTCAACGGCATCGCGGCGGATTACCGCGTGCCGGCAGCCGCTATCGCGCTGGCATGGGTGATAGCAAGGGAGGGTGTAACATCGACCATCATCGGCGCCCGCACGCCGGAACAATTGCAACAAAACCTGCAGGCATTGACAGTCGTGCTCTCACCGCAGACGATTGCCGAACTGGATGCATTGTCTGCGCCCGAACCGGTTTTTCCGTACACTTTGCTGGCAAACGCACGGCATATAGCACAGGGAGGCGCTACCATCAACGGGCAGCCGTCTGTACTCCCAGCCATCCTTCCGCAAACGCAGAACGATCATTATTGA
- a CDS encoding FAD-dependent oxidoreductase, which produces MTTQQPLHVPVLIAGGGITGLSAALFLLQQGIRPLLVERHRGTSIHPRARGFDIRTMELFRELGVGEAVREAGKALGPAWGVLRGDTLAAVLADIRPREGERITYPSQLKGLESLAALTPESGARCTQDLAEPVLRAAAEERGAQLLFYTEMISFSQEEDGVRAELRDRETGATTIVTADYLVAADGAGSRVRQQLQLPVTGPGVLADFLNIYFEADMAELVLNREFSICIIDTPGITGFVTAINNSDRWVYQLRYYPDKGERVEDYTEERLQTVLHAALGMPELPVRILSVLPWEMTVRVADTMQSGRIFLAGDAAHVMTPYGGKGANTGIQDAQNLAWKIAAVLKGHAASSLLDSYSPERQPIGLANALRSATLADENGILKDQEIMQRQVIAPPKAGEQASPAEMTLTQNVRTLIGIPDYRYPVKVASHCPPVPADKVLYGLPGTRVPHLWLDDDRQLSTLDLLKGRFTLFVHGGPAPWQAAVNEQPVFVQVCPLPGNRLAPWEEATGAAPGEALLVRPDGFVAWRGNNATRLPLAELLS; this is translated from the coding sequence ATGACAACACAACAACCGTTGCATGTGCCGGTACTGATCGCCGGCGGCGGTATTACCGGGCTTTCAGCTGCATTATTTCTTTTGCAACAGGGTATCCGGCCTTTGCTGGTAGAACGGCATCGCGGTACCTCTATTCATCCGAGGGCGAGAGGTTTCGATATCCGTACGATGGAGCTGTTCCGCGAACTGGGCGTAGGCGAGGCGGTACGGGAAGCCGGTAAAGCATTGGGACCGGCCTGGGGCGTGCTGCGGGGCGATACGCTGGCGGCGGTACTGGCAGACATCAGGCCGCGGGAGGGGGAACGCATCACCTATCCCAGCCAGCTGAAAGGGCTGGAGAGCCTGGCGGCGCTCACGCCGGAAAGCGGCGCCCGCTGTACGCAGGACCTCGCCGAACCGGTACTGCGGGCCGCCGCGGAGGAGAGAGGCGCCCAACTGTTGTTTTATACGGAGATGATTTCTTTCTCTCAGGAAGAAGACGGGGTAAGGGCGGAATTACGTGACCGGGAAACGGGGGCCACGACCATCGTAACGGCAGACTATCTGGTTGCGGCCGATGGCGCCGGCAGCCGTGTCAGACAGCAACTGCAGTTGCCGGTCACCGGTCCGGGCGTACTGGCAGATTTTCTCAACATTTACTTTGAAGCAGATATGGCGGAACTGGTACTGAACCGGGAGTTCAGCATCTGTATCATCGACACGCCGGGCATCACCGGTTTTGTGACGGCTATCAATAACAGCGACCGATGGGTGTATCAGCTGCGTTACTATCCTGATAAAGGTGAGCGCGTGGAAGACTATACGGAAGAAAGGCTGCAAACGGTCCTCCATGCAGCCCTGGGGATGCCGGAGCTGCCGGTCCGCATTCTCAGCGTGCTGCCCTGGGAGATGACCGTGCGGGTGGCAGACACCATGCAAAGCGGCCGCATTTTCCTTGCCGGTGACGCCGCGCACGTAATGACGCCTTACGGCGGAAAAGGCGCTAACACCGGCATACAGGACGCCCAGAACCTGGCATGGAAGATAGCAGCGGTGCTGAAAGGACATGCCGCATCATCACTGCTGGACTCTTATTCGCCCGAAAGGCAACCCATAGGACTGGCCAATGCCTTGCGCTCGGCCACGCTGGCAGATGAAAATGGCATCCTGAAAGACCAGGAGATCATGCAACGACAGGTGATAGCGCCGCCGAAGGCAGGTGAACAGGCATCGCCGGCAGAAATGACACTGACGCAAAATGTGCGGACGCTGATCGGTATTCCCGACTATCGCTACCCGGTGAAGGTTGCCTCCCATTGCCCGCCGGTGCCGGCCGATAAAGTGCTGTATGGCCTTCCCGGCACCCGTGTGCCGCATCTGTGGCTGGACGACGACCGTCAGCTGTCTACCCTCGATTTGCTGAAAGGGCGCTTTACGCTCTTCGTTCATGGCGGTCCTGCGCCCTGGCAGGCAGCGGTGAACGAACAGCCTGTTTTCGTTCAGGTGTGCCCGTTGCCCGGTAACAGGCTGGCGCCATGGGAGGAGGCTACGGGCGCAGCTCCCGGCGAGGCATTGCTGGTACGGCCGGACGGTTTCGTGGCCTGGAGAGGTAACAACGCCACCCGGCTGCCGCTGGCAGAACTGCTGTCATAA
- a CDS encoding helix-turn-helix domain-containing protein has translation MKKTMPSPAIYPDIASFHEELGLPAPQHPLISYVSYDGIQFQRHAFSSRIMLNFYKLSFIHKTNGMVRYGQHYYDFKEGGLAFVAPGQLISGVSPEKSLSGVIIFFHPDLIRHHPLGKKIRQYGFFSYTVSEALHLTEKERDIILKLFEQIAMELDTPADRFSQDLLASGLELLLDYSNRFYHRQFATQREDDNGLLSRLDAVLLRYFDSDEPSRSGLPSVQYVSEQLHFSPDYLSDLLRANTGLNTQQHIHRKLLEIAKDLLGAGEWSVADIAYRLGFEQPQSFNRLFKSKTGLSPLAYRQSLKAGTSTL, from the coding sequence ATGAAGAAAACAATGCCATCACCCGCGATATATCCGGACATCGCATCTTTTCATGAAGAACTGGGATTGCCTGCGCCGCAACATCCTTTGATCAGTTATGTCAGCTATGATGGTATACAGTTTCAGCGGCATGCGTTTTCTTCGCGGATCATGCTCAATTTTTACAAGCTATCTTTCATTCATAAAACGAACGGGATGGTCCGCTATGGACAGCACTATTATGATTTTAAGGAAGGGGGATTGGCTTTTGTGGCTCCGGGCCAACTGATCTCCGGTGTTTCACCGGAAAAGAGCCTGTCAGGCGTGATCATTTTTTTCCATCCGGACCTGATCAGGCATCATCCGTTGGGAAAGAAAATCCGCCAGTACGGTTTCTTTTCCTACACAGTGTCTGAAGCCTTACATCTTACAGAGAAAGAGCGGGATATTATCCTGAAGTTATTTGAACAGATAGCTATGGAGCTGGACACGCCGGCAGACCGGTTCAGCCAGGACCTGCTGGCATCGGGGCTGGAGCTGCTGCTGGATTACAGCAACCGTTTCTATCACCGGCAGTTTGCGACACAGCGGGAAGATGATAACGGACTGCTGAGCCGTCTTGATGCAGTCCTGCTCCGTTATTTTGACAGCGATGAGCCGTCCCGGTCGGGATTGCCAAGCGTACAGTATGTTTCAGAGCAGCTGCATTTTTCACCGGATTATCTAAGCGATCTGTTGCGCGCCAATACCGGCTTAAACACACAGCAACATATTCACCGGAAGCTGCTCGAAATAGCGAAAGACCTGCTGGGCGCCGGTGAATGGAGCGTTGCCGATATCGCCTACAGGCTGGGGTTTGAGCAACCGCAATCTTTTAACCGCCTGTTTAAAAGCAAAACAGGTTTATCTCCGCTGGCTTACCGCCAGTCCCTCAAAGCGGGAACAAGTACGTTATAA
- a CDS encoding ATP-binding protein codes for MPEQQNIEYKTSWRDEYLKWICGFANAQGGRIFIGLDDTGAVVGVEDYRKLMDEIPNKTVNHLGLVVDVNLREREQHYYIEIIVPVSTVPIAYHGVYHYRSGSTKQELKGIALQNLLLKKIGKKWEELPVEGATLEDFDRETIDAFLQKARVKERIPADAVTLDTMSLLQKLELATSSGEFSHAALLLFGKSLGRVSITASFKIGRFGKSNHDLLFHDMIETNIFSMADSVLELLKRKYLIRPISYEGLQRLEPLEYPEMALREAICNAIIHRDYASTYTFLRVFDDRLHIWNPGNLPEELKVEALKENHSSYPRNRNIANVFYKAGYIESWGRGINKIVEACVEAGLPEPRMVEEQGGFSIVFYKDAYSLENLRKFNLEERQIKALLFIKEHGQISNKQYQGYFSVSKRTATSDLQILLLKQLIEKVGSTGRGTFYILSKPNGAINTPKGAIKGQNRR; via the coding sequence ATGCCTGAACAACAAAATATTGAATACAAAACATCGTGGCGGGATGAATATCTCAAATGGATCTGTGGCTTCGCCAACGCACAGGGAGGCAGGATTTTTATTGGTCTTGACGATACTGGTGCAGTGGTTGGGGTGGAGGACTATCGCAAGTTGATGGATGAAATTCCCAATAAGACAGTCAACCATCTGGGGCTGGTGGTAGACGTTAATCTCCGCGAACGGGAGCAGCACTATTATATCGAAATTATTGTGCCCGTTAGTACTGTGCCAATTGCCTATCACGGCGTGTATCACTATCGGAGCGGGAGCACCAAACAGGAGCTGAAAGGTATTGCGCTGCAAAACCTGTTGCTGAAAAAGATCGGCAAAAAATGGGAGGAGCTGCCGGTGGAAGGCGCTACCTTAGAGGACTTCGATCGGGAGACGATTGATGCCTTCCTGCAGAAAGCCCGGGTCAAAGAGCGAATACCGGCAGATGCCGTGACATTGGATACAATGTCGCTGTTGCAAAAACTGGAACTGGCAACGTCCTCGGGAGAATTTTCCCATGCTGCGCTGTTATTATTCGGGAAGAGTTTAGGCAGAGTATCTATTACGGCCAGCTTTAAAATTGGCCGGTTCGGGAAATCGAATCACGATCTTTTGTTTCATGATATGATCGAGACCAATATCTTCAGCATGGCAGATAGCGTACTGGAGCTGTTGAAACGAAAATATCTCATCCGGCCAATATCCTATGAGGGCCTACAGCGGCTGGAGCCGCTGGAATACCCGGAAATGGCACTGCGGGAGGCTATCTGTAATGCGATTATACACAGGGATTACGCAAGCACATACACTTTTCTCCGGGTATTTGACGATAGACTGCATATATGGAACCCCGGCAATCTTCCCGAGGAGCTAAAAGTCGAGGCATTAAAGGAGAATCACTCGTCGTACCCCAGAAACAGAAATATCGCCAACGTTTTTTATAAAGCAGGGTATATTGAATCCTGGGGCAGGGGGATTAATAAAATCGTGGAGGCCTGTGTGGAGGCGGGACTACCTGAACCCAGGATGGTAGAAGAACAGGGAGGGTTTAGTATTGTGTTTTATAAAGACGCCTATTCCCTGGAAAATCTTAGAAAATTCAATTTAGAAGAACGACAGATAAAGGCGCTTCTGTTCATTAAAGAACATGGACAAATAAGTAATAAACAATATCAGGGTTATTTTTCAGTTTCTAAACGAACTGCAACATCCGATCTGCAAATATTGCTATTGAAACAGTTGATTGAGAAGGTAGGGTCAACAGGCAGAGGGACCTTTTATATTTTATCAAAACCTAATGGGGCAATTAATACGCCTAAAGGGGCGATAAAGGGGCAAAACAGGCGATAA
- a CDS encoding DUF1572 domain-containing protein: MTTLQQMAKHFRDVHFGGNWTSVNLKDTLADVDWQMATTPVHSLNTIAVLVFHVNYYVSAVLKVLQGGQLQASDKFSFDLPPITSEEEWQQLVTKTLAEAATFADAMEQLEDKQLAEDFTDGKYGTWYRNLAGIIEHTHYHLGQITIIKKIIKGT, translated from the coding sequence ATGACGACCCTGCAGCAGATGGCCAAACATTTCCGCGACGTACATTTTGGTGGTAACTGGACATCGGTGAACCTGAAAGATACCCTGGCGGATGTGGACTGGCAGATGGCCACCACGCCGGTGCATTCGCTTAATACTATTGCCGTGCTGGTATTTCATGTCAACTACTATGTGAGCGCGGTGCTGAAAGTGCTGCAGGGCGGACAGCTCCAGGCCAGCGATAAATTCAGTTTTGACCTGCCGCCCATTACGTCGGAAGAAGAATGGCAGCAGCTGGTGACCAAAACGCTGGCCGAAGCGGCCACCTTTGCCGATGCCATGGAACAGCTGGAGGACAAACAGCTGGCGGAAGACTTCACCGACGGGAAATACGGCACCTGGTACCGCAACCTGGCAGGGATCATTGAACACACCCATTACCATCTCGGACAGATCACCATCATCAAAAAAATAATCAAAGGAACATAA
- a CDS encoding helix-turn-helix transcriptional regulator: METSVAHTTAFRDAFLIPQAEIHHYRLPMPDVDGSGKFILCDDMAIADGHVVSGPADFSWEHYNEKTFVELNFVMSGQLYQTHEGLIHRELFRQGSANMLFNPSSWEKNELADTKGFRNLGVHIQPEKMMALLNSYAPELHQLTDKIAKGIPFVAHAPAAYFSPRLQHTLDHIWDSPAPKGLRRLHFETQILQLLALQCEALLPSPKRAGADILRPADRERLHHARQYLQEHLAFPPTLAELSRHCGLNEFKLKKGFRSLFGQSVFAFVNNERLEAARQQILQGDRNISEIAYGLGYTHPQHFHRAFKKKFGITPMGLLK; the protein is encoded by the coding sequence ATGGAAACATCCGTAGCTCATACGACCGCTTTCAGAGACGCTTTCCTGATCCCGCAAGCAGAGATCCATCACTACCGCCTCCCCATGCCGGATGTAGACGGCAGCGGCAAATTCATCCTCTGCGACGACATGGCCATCGCCGACGGGCATGTGGTGTCAGGCCCGGCGGACTTCTCCTGGGAGCATTACAATGAGAAGACTTTCGTGGAACTTAATTTTGTGATGTCGGGACAGCTGTACCAGACCCACGAAGGCTTGATCCACCGGGAGCTGTTCAGACAGGGAAGCGCCAATATGCTGTTCAACCCCTCCTCGTGGGAAAAGAATGAACTGGCCGACACCAAAGGCTTCCGTAACCTGGGGGTGCATATCCAACCGGAAAAAATGATGGCGCTGCTGAACAGCTACGCGCCGGAGCTGCATCAGCTGACAGACAAAATAGCGAAGGGCATTCCTTTCGTTGCGCACGCACCAGCGGCTTATTTCAGTCCGCGGCTGCAGCATACGCTGGACCATATCTGGGACAGCCCCGCGCCGAAGGGCCTCAGGCGTCTTCATTTTGAGACACAGATACTGCAGTTGCTGGCGTTGCAATGCGAGGCGTTGCTGCCTTCGCCCAAACGTGCCGGCGCAGACATCCTCCGCCCCGCTGACCGTGAGCGCCTGCATCATGCGCGGCAGTACCTGCAGGAACATCTTGCCTTCCCGCCCACCCTGGCAGAGCTGTCACGCCACTGTGGACTGAATGAGTTCAAGCTGAAGAAAGGATTCCGGTCGTTGTTCGGACAAAGCGTATTTGCTTTTGTGAACAACGAGAGACTGGAAGCTGCGCGGCAGCAGATCTTACAGGGAGACCGGAATATATCAGAAATTGCCTACGGCCTCGGCTATACGCACCCGCAGCATTTTCACCGGGCATTTAAAAAGAAATTCGGGATAACACCGATGGGGCTGTTGAAATGA
- a CDS encoding DoxX family protein, whose product MQATTKGRKAAYWTTTGLLAAGMLSGGIAQLLRTPSTTQGIVHLGYPVYIMTILASWKILGVAVLLLPRLTLVKEWAYAGFFFLMTGATISHLASGDKPGDVTAQVIFVVLIMLSWYLRPANRRLAAVTKLPD is encoded by the coding sequence ATGCAAGCAACTACCAAAGGCCGTAAGGCCGCCTACTGGACCACCACTGGTTTACTCGCCGCCGGCATGCTTTCAGGAGGCATCGCTCAACTGCTACGCACGCCGTCTACCACGCAGGGTATCGTGCATCTGGGATATCCGGTTTATATCATGACGATACTGGCCAGCTGGAAGATACTGGGCGTCGCGGTACTACTGCTGCCGCGGCTGACGCTGGTCAAAGAATGGGCTTATGCCGGTTTCTTTTTCCTGATGACCGGCGCCACCATCTCTCACCTGGCCAGCGGCGACAAGCCCGGCGATGTTACCGCACAGGTCATTTTCGTGGTACTCATCATGCTTTCCTGGTATCTGAGGCCTGCTAACAGAAGGCTTGCAGCCGTAACAAAGCTGCCGGATTAA
- a CDS encoding YciI family protein produces the protein MKEFMLLFRQPSYDYSNASPAEMQALAQKWQDWVSGIVAQDKLSSHGPRLSLEGRVLKSGGVVTDGPFVEVREILGSFIIVKAEDLESATTLAHGCPAVDMGGSVEIRPLYV, from the coding sequence ATGAAAGAGTTTATGTTATTATTCCGTCAGCCCAGCTATGATTACAGTAATGCATCCCCGGCTGAGATGCAGGCGCTTGCCCAGAAGTGGCAGGACTGGGTCAGCGGTATCGTAGCGCAGGACAAGCTGTCCAGCCATGGCCCCCGGCTGTCGCTCGAAGGCAGGGTATTAAAATCAGGCGGCGTGGTGACAGACGGACCTTTTGTGGAAGTCCGGGAAATACTGGGCAGTTTTATTATCGTAAAAGCGGAAGACCTGGAGTCCGCCACTACGCTGGCGCATGGTTGTCCGGCTGTGGACATGGGCGGCAGCGTGGAAATCAGACCGTTATATGTATAA